The Tenebrio molitor chromosome 7, icTenMoli1.1, whole genome shotgun sequence region AAAGACAACTTGCATTGATGAAActagattttattaatttgcgaATGAAGTCAATTCTGTTGTTGTGGAAATTGTAGCAAATTTGTGAAACTAAATAAATGGATGTTACCAAAATGAacttaaaattcatttttagaaCGAAATCGTTGGAACAGAACGAACTAGTCAACATTCTAGTAATTGGTATTATTAGTGTTTGTTTGGAATCAAGGCAAAATTAActgagaaaaaatattaatgtacatattttatttttttacggGATAAGTACCTGATATTATCGTCATGCttgtattaaaatacataataatgtTTTGTACAAAGTACACACAGACCAACGTGACAAACCATTTTTATAATGTGTTGCCACTGCAAGATATGATAAATTACTGAAGCACTTAAAAGTGCTTTTTAAGTAGACTGCGTGTTTCCTAGACACTAgaagaaaaacagaaaaaatgcTATTAGTAGAAATGTCAACAATTTCTTGTTTGCCATTTGCTAATAGCACATTcaatgcaaaaaataattcccGCGAGTAGATGCCCCAAAATCAAAATATGAAAGGTGCCTTGAAGTTTGTACAAATCTATATTCTGAAAAACCTCACTCGAATACCGCTGGAAAAATTTTGTCATGTACCTAAATCTTTTTCTGTTAACGAAATTCGTGTACCACTGGTCAATAAATCCGTATTCCACAAAAGAGCTAATAGCtctattaaaaataatcaaataagGAGAGTTAACCTTCATCGGGAAGAGGCAATAGAAGCAAGCTATTCTCTGCGAAAGAAGCTTCAAATGGGTCCTGCCGTGACAGTCCAAAGTGTCGGCAAACATCACGTAGTTCTCGTCATTGTTTGGTGGCACCTGAACCATCAAGGCATATTTGCTATCTCTTAGCTTCTTGTTACAGTCGGATATAGTTGTGCGAAGTTCAAACTGtgttgataatttttgtaacaACTTCGATGTAGTATTTGCCATCCACCCCTTGAGGTAGTCATCGGGATCTAACCATATGATGTTACTGTCCACGACGTCTTGGAGAGTGTttatgtttttggaaaatctgGGAAATCTCAACGACATTGTTAATCCAGCGGAGTAGTAGATTGTGACGAGCATgcaaaatattgaaatgattATTATCAGTAATCTCAGCGAAAACTGTTGCGGTGGTGGTACTCGGCTGATGGGTCCCAAGGAAAAAATCCTCAAAGAGTAAGTCACAGCTAAAGTGAAGTCATTTTTTAAGAAGTTTTCAATAGTGATAAATTTGTTGGCGATGTATGACATTACCAACATAACTAAAGAGGAAATGATCAGAATCAGGAAACTTAGTAGCCACAAATCCAACTGAAGAGATTGGAAGATGAAACTGTAGTTTGGTAAAAGTTCTGGTCTTCGGATCAACAAGGTCCTGCAAGTTTTTGTATATTCTACAgatttgtcaatgtcaaaaccGTAAGCCATTTGTTGCCATTGGGAACATACCGCGACGTCGTTCTCATTATCGATTACTTTCTGGAGAGCTTCACCATACAAATGTTCAGAACTGTCTGTAGACAAAGAAATAAACTCTTTGGGCCAACCTTTCAATACCGCCATCAATATTTCTATGTCAACACCGCTGTAAGACTGTTTCTTTTCGTTGAAATCGACGAAAGGTGGACACTTGAAGAGAACGGCGGAAAATGTTCGATTAAATTTAGACAATACTACTTCCGGTCGCCACCGTTGTCTAGTTAAGTACTGTTGTTCGACATGGAAGCCGCGATTTATGATTTTGTTGTGATAAACTGACACAATGTTAATTACTTCGCTTGGTTTTAATGATCCCGAAAGCATTTTCTTTCTTGTTTTGTTCTGATCCATTTGAACTATCAACAAGTCCAGATCGTGCAGTTCAGTGGCGCAACTCAAAAGCTCCTTGTCAAGATCCTTCCAGTCTTCAGTAAACAACAAAACACGTTTATGGGGTCGGAACGCAATATTTATTGTCTTCGTTGaaaataactcagttattgtCTGTTTGTTGTTGGATAACACGATGTAACCGTCACAGATAAACGTTTTCAAAAGTTTCACGTTTTCAATATGTGTCGACAcgagttgtaaattttgtagaacTGCAGAAACGAGGTCTGAATGATGAAGATGATCTTTTATCAAATACAAACAATTTGCGCTTTCAAAGCTCAGTTTAATTAAACTTCTGATGAACGTGATCTCGTCATTGGTAGAACAGTTAGTTTGAAAAGTTAGATACAAAAATGCTAGACAAGTGTATTTAAATTGCATTTTGTGAACAGATTTTCGAATGAATGTCACGGTATTGATTTTCTTTCTTCTAATACGCAGTTTTAGAATATTTGTGGGGTTCTAGATtattaacaaaacaaattgaTCGTTATCGTATGTACAATTGCTAGGTATgtgacaattattattttatatttgccCAAATGTGGGCTGTCCCGAAAACCAAACAACATATTACAccattcaaattattttatttataacttgTTCAATACAAAAAGCAATCAGTGACGTTAAATAACCAAagatcaaaaaataaaacgcgCCTTGAAGTTTTTCCAAATCGATTTCTTGATGAATTTCGAGGATATATTTGTGATAAAAAGATTTCATAAATCTATTCTGCGGTTTATTAATAATCTTCTGGGTCCAATGTTTAAGAAATccaaattcaataaaattgaagatagctttattaaaaatgtccaCATAAGGAGAATGCTTCTTCAACGGAAACAcaacataaaaacaaacaacatcTTCGTTGATTATTTTAAGATTAGTTTTCCCAAACTCGTCCAGAGACTCAGAAAACATGAGATAATTTTTTCCAGTACCTGCAGAAGTTTGGACGAAAACCCCATAATTTCTTTTCCTTAATTTCTCATTTCTGTGAATCACACTTGTGCATAATTCCCCCAGATTCGATAATTTACGTAACTTTTGATTTGTCGTGTTCAACATCCAGTTCTTCATCCATTCGCCAGCGTCCAACCATTTTATGTTATGGTCTATGATGTCTTGAAGCGTATTGATACCTTCACGAAATCTTGGAAAACGTAAAGAATTCGTTAATCCAGCTGAATAATAGGTGGTGACCCAGATGCAAAATGTGAAATAAACAGTGAGAAATAGTTTCATGCTGATTCTGTTTAAGTGGGGATTGCGGTATATGGGTCCCATAGATATCAATCTAAGTACATGTAAAGCAGTTGATGCGACATCTCCTCTCTTTaccttaattaatttgttcaaAACCTTTGAAATTAGGTGCATTGCGAATGCACAGATCGTTAACGTCGCAAAACATAATAGCCATAAGTCATTATGaaatgtttggaaaatgaagtAAAAGTTTGGCAGCAATTCCGATCTTGCAACTAATAGTTTTCTACACACTATGGAAAAATCCACAGATCTTTCAATGTTCTTTCGGTAAACAATTGGCAACCACTGGCTGCACAATGCGATATCCTGTTTATTGTCAACCACTTGTTTTAAAGTGTCATTATAATATACTCGATTTGAATTGTTCTCGTTCCTTATAAAGGTGAAATTTGTTGgccaatttttcaaaatttcgttCAACATTAGTATTTCGACGCCAtcatataattttgttttttcgtcGAACATAACAAACGGCGGACAATCGAATgaaataacagaaaaagttTGGTTGTATTTGGATAATATTAACTGTGGAGACCAGGTCCtccttttcaaatattttctttcaataGAGACatctttgttaatttttattccaTAAAACAGAGGTACAATGTCAATTGGATTCTCCTCTGGAATCAAAGAGTGCGAATGCCTTAAAGAATCGTTTCTGTTTTCACTGATGATTACAACAtctaaattatgtaattcTGTGCTCGCCTTTATTTGACTGAAAAATTCTATTTGAGATAGAAACAACCAAACTTTCACGTgtggttgaaaaaaaatattaacagaATCTAGAGAAAACAGATTTTCCACTGTTTTCATATTGTCTGGAACTAGAATATAACCCTGACAATTAGAAGGtgaagttttcaaaatgttaataTTGCTGATAGATACAGAAATAAACTGCATGGTAGATGTTGTCATTgctgttaataaataaaacggtGATGATTCGtcgcaaataaaatagatgcattgagtctttggaaaGCTAATTCGAAACAATTCGCCAATAATTCTGTGGTTACTCAAATTACTTACTGCACTAACAACAtgcgaaaaaattattataattagaaCAATTTCACCTTTCATTGTAAAACTGTCTTCAATTAAGGTACTCTTTATGAATGTGTTTGCTGGAATAATATTTACTACTAGATCACAGAGATATCCATCGTTCATTTATTTAAGTGAATCTATGTACTTAGAAAAAGACAATTATTACACACTAATAACTGATAATAATAACAGTaagacatttttgttttggctttttttggaatgtaaaaatttccttaaggtcaaatttcatggcGTATGAAGtggttattaataaaaatcatcTCTAGCTATGCaagaagttttatttttctgataCACGTAACTTTTTAAGGCAACCTTCTGTGCGTATTTTcttttcacattttatttttattattttagaatGAATAGATACCAGCACAATCCAACAGAAATTGACTCCGAATATTTACAAATAGAGTGAAACAAAGcacaacatttatttcattaagaTTTtcgtttattgataaatattgtttaaaaataaacagattatatttatagttttgattttaaatgtttttggcGACAGAATACATACAATGTTTAAAAATGAGTGTGTTTGATGGATGCGCTTAAAAGGTTCCTTTTCACTCAGAAATTTGTGATAATAATCCTTATCCAATACAGTATAATTAGCAAAACACCacatataattataatttaattattaagtaatataccgtgcgatcaacaattatttagatcaaagaagcctttgaaatttttgacgCATGTCCGAATCCAGACTTTCAGATGCTCTGGATGCacggaagtatttttggttgcatatacctgcttcaatttaaatttggaaatttttgtcgAATCTCGGCCAAACAGGCAATAACActgtatgtccattctccgttatttttgcattaagatttgattcatagtgacagttgtttgacgtttattaactgagttagcaaagatacgaaaaatttgacaatatCCAAGTCATGGCCGctccttatctaagtaattgttttaattatttttttaagattttgaTCGAGATCTAGCAGCTAAATATTGACTGGTTATGCATTCACAAATAAAGACCAGAGCTGATAGTGCTAGTCCGATGATTAGAAGGAAGAATGCACCTTGCAATTTCTCCAAATCAATAACTTGGTGTACTTCTGTAGAATACCGTTGGAAAAAGTTCTTCATAAACCGATATTTTGGTTTATTGACAAAATCTTGAAACCAATAGTTCATGAATCCGAATTCTATAAAATTGTGAATAGCTCTGTTGAAAATATCTAGATAAGGTGAGTTTTCCTTTAACGGAAACACTGTATAAAAGCATCCAACATTTTCAGCAactatttttaattcttttctTCCATACTCGTCCAGAGATTCCGTAAGcataacataataatttttggtaaGTCCTGGTAAAGTTTCCACAAATAAGGCGTAATTTCCATTCCTcatctttttgtttctttctGGTATACTGTGGTAGGCTTCAAATTGATCGGCTAATTTATGAAGAATGTCGCTGGTAGTGTTCTTCATCCAATGCTTCATCCAATCGTTGGGTTCTAACCactttatattattttcgACGATGTCTTGAAGagcatcaatttttttagaaaaacgaGGAAATCGAAGAGAAATTGTTAATCCAGCTGAGTAATATATCGAAATCAATAAACAGAATATGCATATCGATGTTAAAAGCAACCTGACGGAAGATATATTTTGATGCGGTATGCGGTAAATTGATCCCAAACTAAATACTCTTATCAGATAAAGTATTATCCTTTCTAAAGTATATTTGCTCGAGTCCGTAGAAGATAATCTGTTCAACAAAACTGACATGATGTAGGTAATAAGTGAACAACATGTTAGAGTCAAAAAGTATAGAAACCATATATTTAATAGCAACGATTGGAAAATGAAGctataatttgacaataatttCGGTCTTGGAACGAGGAAGTTTTTGCACATTACTGTATATTCAACAGATTTAGCAATGTTGTATTTGTAAACGGTTTGTTGCCACGGCGTGCAAATTCCTAAATCATAATTATCTTGACGAACTCGTCTCAAAATGTTACCGTATAAATACTCCCCAGAGTTCTTTCTTGGTTTCAAAAAATCGTAATATGTTGGCCAATCCTTCAGAATTTCGTTCAACATCTTGATTTCTACACCGTCGTAGATGTGagatgtttcattaaaaacggCAAATGGGGGACAATCGAAAAAAGCAACGGAAAAtgtttgattaaatttagCCAAAACGTTGGGAGGTGACCACTtcggttttttcaaaaatacagAATTTCTAGAAACGTTCAAACTGTACAGTTGATGGACTGATGTCGGTATCTGTTTTGCTTCTTCTGGCACAAAAATTGCTCTTTTACCTACTCCCATCGCGGTGTTAAGCTTCATATCTTCGACGATGACCAAATTTAAATCGTGTAACTCAGTTGCTGCATAAACCTCCtgaatgttgatattttttgaagatttGGTAAATAGTAGAATGTTCTTGTGAGGTTTgaagtaattatttattaactcCAACGTAAATAAACTATTTATATCGTCCATTCTGTTGGAGAAGATTATGTAACCTTCACACACAAAACTGAGACTATTGAGATTTTTGATATCATTCAAATTTACTGAGACGATTTGTAGGTTAAATAACGTTGATGTGTGGTCACTGTGAGTTAAATTTGCACCGATTATTAGATACAAGCACTGTTTACCACTAAAGCTTCTTCTAATGAGGCTATGAACTAAATTCATATTGTCAATAACCATTTTACTTCCTGCGTTTTCGgtttgtaaaattattattaataaactttttagaaaataccTAAAATTCATTTTCTAACGAGCGATACGGGCGAATGAATAAATTATGAGTCAGTCACAAGAATAAACAGATTATTACAATAACAACATATTTGCaatgaaataaatgaaacttAATGGTTGTTATATAACTGGCCAGGGTAAGTGTATCTGTAAATATTTTCGTAGTATCAGTAATAGGTATcttgatatacagggtatttcacgagtgaaattgaaaatgaaacTCAGAATGCATTAGCACGGCAAACTTTGCTATCGAGGGCCATCCAGGTTTGcgtgcaaatgtattgtgggttgcatttgcAATTCCATCGAGCTGATTATAATTCTTGAAATAGCCTGTATTTAATGTGTAACTAAATTTATCATCTAGGCAATAAATCGCAATCTATAAAATaactttaaatatgtatatagaATGCACAGAACTACTCGTATTTATCGATTCACTCAGAAAGGAactcacaaaaaaatataaatcatgatttcaaaaaaagtcaTCTCAAACTAATTTTAGAGCATTGTTTATAATTAAGTGGAGGGGATGTAAATAACATTTATTCCTTATTATCaatataatttgtttgtttatttttagtatCAGATTGCTTAACTAACCGttgaaacaatgaaaataaattattataatggaCATGTTTGTCAAACAGGTAATAACTATTTACAAGTTAATATTATTGAAGTTGTTCAAGAAAAATTCAATGATGAAATAAATGGTGGCCAATTAAATGTTATTGTTTAATGATTTGTGGTGAATACGAAAACTGCAACTAAACCGgaaatcaagaaaataaaaagaatccTGTAACTTTTCCATATCGATATTATTGCttcgaattaatttttccacAGAAATCAAAAACAGTAATCAATGTGTCCACTTTCGATCaatgaaaaatgattttgC contains the following coding sequences:
- the LOC138134385 gene encoding ionotropic receptor 93a-like, with protein sequence MSVLLNRLSSTDSSKYTLERIILYLIRVFSLGSIYRIPHQNISSVRLLLTSICIFCLLISIYYSAGLTISLRFPRFSKKIDALQDIVENNIKWLEPNDWMKHWMKNTTSDILHKLADQFEAYHSIPERNKKMRNGNYALFVETLPGLTKNYYVMLTESLDEYGRKELKIVAENVGCFYTVFPLKENSPYLDIFNRAIHNFIEFGFMNYWFQDFVNKPKYRFMKNFFQRYSTEVHQVIDLEKLQGAFFLLIIGLALSALVFICECITSQYLAARSRSKS